The Zingiber officinale cultivar Zhangliang chromosome 9A, Zo_v1.1, whole genome shotgun sequence genome window below encodes:
- the LOC122018903 gene encoding CBL-interacting protein kinase 23-like isoform X2, whose product MASVGRMTRVGKYELGRTLGVGTFAKVKFAKSVETGEGVAIKILDKEKILRHKMVGQIKREISTMKLIRHPNVIRMYEVMASKTKIYIVMEFVTGGELFDKIARNGKLKEDEARKYFQQLINAVDYCHSKGVFHRDLKPENLLLDANGTLKITDFGLSALPQQVHEDGKLYTTCGTPNYVAPEVVKHKGYDGAKADLWSCGVILYILMAGFLPFEDSNLMSLYKKIFKADFSCPPWFSTSAKKLIQRILDPDPLTELSDMVVERHEEKPVAMNAFELISKSQGFNLGTLFDKQMGHVEREIRFTSKLPADEILSKIESAAKPLGFSVKKHNYKIKLEGEKPGRKGHLAIATEVFEVAPSLHMVELRKSKGDTFEFHKFYETITTGLKDIISKTHVETSGSVRT is encoded by the exons ATGGCTTCGGTGGGGAGGATGACGAGGGTTGGGAAGTACGAGCTAGGCCGGACGCTCGGCGTGGGGACCTTCGCCAAGGTGAAGTTTGCCAAGAGCGTGGAGACAGGGGAGGGCGTCGCCATCAAGATTCTCGACAAAGAAAAGATCTTGCGGCATAAGATGGTCGGTCAG ATAAAACGTGAGATCTCAACAATGAAACTGATCAGACATCCGAATGTCATACGGATGTATGAG GTGATGGCTAGCAAGACAAAGATATACATAGTCATGGAATTTGTGACTGGGGGCGAACTCTTTGACAAGATT GCTCGTAATGGAAAATTAAAGGAGGATGAAGCTAGAAAATACTTTCAACAACTAATTAATGCTGTAGATTATTGCCATAGTAAAGGAGTTTTTCATCGGGATCTTAAG CCTGAGAATCTCTTGTTGGATGCCAATGGTACTCTTAAGATCACAGATTTTGGACTCAGTGCATTACCTCAGCAAGTTCAT GAGGATGGAAAACTTTACACTACATGTGGTACTCCAAATTATGTTGCACCTGAG GTTGTCAAGCACAAAGGTTATGATGGAGCCAAGGCAGATTTATGGTCGTGTGGCGTAATCCTTTACATCCTCATGGCAGGATTTTTGCCTTTCGAAGATTCCAACCTAATGTCATTATACAAAAAG ATCTTCAAAGCTGACTTCTCCTGTCCGCCCTGGTTTTCGACAAGTGCCAAGAAATTGATTCAGAGGATTTTAGATCCAGACCCTTTAACt GAGCTATCGGATATGGTTGTTGAGAGACATGAAGAAAAGCCAGTCGCAATGAATGCCTTTGAGCTCATCTCTAAGTCTCAGGGTTTTAACCTTGGCACACTTTTCGACAAGCAAATG GGCCATGTCGAGCGTGAAATAAGATTTACGTCAAAGCTCCCTGCAGATGAGATACTTTCGAAAATTGAATCAGCAGCAAAACCTCTGGGATTTAGTGTCAAGAAACATAATTACAAG ATAAAGCTTGAAGGAGAAAAACCTGGGAGGAAAGGGCATTTAGCTATCGCGACCGAA GTTTTTGAAGTAGCACCCTCATTGCATATGGTGGAGCTTCGCAAGTCGAA
- the LOC122018903 gene encoding CBL-interacting protein kinase 23-like isoform X1, whose translation MASVGRMTRVGKYELGRTLGVGTFAKVKFAKSVETGEGVAIKILDKEKILRHKMVGQIKREISTMKLIRHPNVIRMYEVMASKTKIYIVMEFVTGGELFDKIARNGKLKEDEARKYFQQLINAVDYCHSKGVFHRDLKPENLLLDANGTLKITDFGLSALPQQVHEDGKLYTTCGTPNYVAPEVVKHKGYDGAKADLWSCGVILYILMAGFLPFEDSNLMSLYKKIFKADFSCPPWFSTSAKKLIQRILDPDPLTRITIQQVIENDWFKKDYQPPHFETADINLDDVDDIFNESRELSDMVVERHEEKPVAMNAFELISKSQGFNLGTLFDKQMGHVEREIRFTSKLPADEILSKIESAAKPLGFSVKKHNYKIKLEGEKPGRKGHLAIATEVFEVAPSLHMVELRKSKGDTFEFHKFYETITTGLKDIISKTHVETSGSVRT comes from the exons ATGGCTTCGGTGGGGAGGATGACGAGGGTTGGGAAGTACGAGCTAGGCCGGACGCTCGGCGTGGGGACCTTCGCCAAGGTGAAGTTTGCCAAGAGCGTGGAGACAGGGGAGGGCGTCGCCATCAAGATTCTCGACAAAGAAAAGATCTTGCGGCATAAGATGGTCGGTCAG ATAAAACGTGAGATCTCAACAATGAAACTGATCAGACATCCGAATGTCATACGGATGTATGAG GTGATGGCTAGCAAGACAAAGATATACATAGTCATGGAATTTGTGACTGGGGGCGAACTCTTTGACAAGATT GCTCGTAATGGAAAATTAAAGGAGGATGAAGCTAGAAAATACTTTCAACAACTAATTAATGCTGTAGATTATTGCCATAGTAAAGGAGTTTTTCATCGGGATCTTAAG CCTGAGAATCTCTTGTTGGATGCCAATGGTACTCTTAAGATCACAGATTTTGGACTCAGTGCATTACCTCAGCAAGTTCAT GAGGATGGAAAACTTTACACTACATGTGGTACTCCAAATTATGTTGCACCTGAG GTTGTCAAGCACAAAGGTTATGATGGAGCCAAGGCAGATTTATGGTCGTGTGGCGTAATCCTTTACATCCTCATGGCAGGATTTTTGCCTTTCGAAGATTCCAACCTAATGTCATTATACAAAAAG ATCTTCAAAGCTGACTTCTCCTGTCCGCCCTGGTTTTCGACAAGTGCCAAGAAATTGATTCAGAGGATTTTAGATCCAGACCCTTTAACt CGCATAACAATTCAACAAGTTATTGAGAATGATTGGTTTAAGAAGGATTATCAGCCACCCCACTTTGAAACAGCTGATATTAATCTTGACGATGTAGATGACATCTTCAATGAGTCAAGG GAGCTATCGGATATGGTTGTTGAGAGACATGAAGAAAAGCCAGTCGCAATGAATGCCTTTGAGCTCATCTCTAAGTCTCAGGGTTTTAACCTTGGCACACTTTTCGACAAGCAAATG GGCCATGTCGAGCGTGAAATAAGATTTACGTCAAAGCTCCCTGCAGATGAGATACTTTCGAAAATTGAATCAGCAGCAAAACCTCTGGGATTTAGTGTCAAGAAACATAATTACAAG ATAAAGCTTGAAGGAGAAAAACCTGGGAGGAAAGGGCATTTAGCTATCGCGACCGAA GTTTTTGAAGTAGCACCCTCATTGCATATGGTGGAGCTTCGCAAGTCGAA